The following proteins come from a genomic window of Alosa sapidissima isolate fAloSap1 chromosome 22, fAloSap1.pri, whole genome shotgun sequence:
- the llph gene encoding protein LLP homolog — MAKSLRSKWKRKMRAEKRKKNAPKELTRLKAALGHEGKGEITMKDISEISTVVPAEKLKGKPGEVDMEGEDGAGQMDLDGKLNKKTLLNEHGQYPTWMSQRQMKKQKAKRNPKKPGNSKKHKKLAW, encoded by the exons ATGGCGAAGAGTTTACGGAGCAAGTGGAAGAGAAAAATGCGTgctgagaaaagaaagaagaatgcACCTAAAGAACTGACAAGGCTCAAAGCGGCCTTGGGCCACGAAGGGAAGGGTGAAATCACTATGAAAGACATATCGGAGATCTCCACAGTAGTGCCAGCGGAGAAGCTGAAGGGAAAGCCAGGAGAGGTAGACATGGAGGGAGAAG ATGGCGCAGGTCAAATGGACCTGGATGGCAAGCTCAACAAGAAAACCCTTCTCAATGAACACGGACAGTACCCAACATGGATGAGTCAACGACAGATGAAAAAACAGAAGGCCAAACGAAATCCCAAGAAACCAGGAAACTCCAAGAAGCACAAGAAGTTGGCGTGGTAG
- the hcls1 gene encoding hematopoietic lineage cell-specific protein isoform X4 — protein sequence MWKSVVGHNVSMKVASEGDDWETDPDFENDVSEQEQRWGAKSIEGSGRKEHISVAELRQNVSREHEVVKKKELEQGPKASYGYGGKFGVENDRMDKVAVGHSYVADVEQHSSQTDAARGFGGKFGVQKERVDKSAMGYDYKAEVKEHASQKDYAKGFGGKYGVEKEKMDRAAMGYEYKGQTEKHQSQKDYSKGFGGKYGVEKEKVDKAALGYDYKGETEKHQSQKDYAKGFGGRYGVETDRMDKSASTFTEMESPTSAYEKTQPLEASTSSAGAGNLKARFENMARVSDEENRKKAEEERARRQAREKREQEEAKRRQQEQMSREEIEPEPEEQRPPSLPEGRKPPQVTRDLPSPPQVKRDLPAPPQVTRDLPAPPQVTRDLPAPPQVTRDLPAPPQVTRALPETPRDEPEPVEQEDDPEYEEPPCLPPRSMDLLDDVEPEPEPEDEYEDIGVPEAPEPEDEYEDIGVPAAPADDNEYEELPAGTTAVALYDYEGQDDDEISFDPDDIITNIEMVDESWWKGTCHGRTGLFPASYVQQK from the exons ATGTGGAAATCAGTAGTTGGACATAATGTGTCCATGAAGGTGGCATCGGAGGGAGATGACTGGGAGACGGATCCGGATTTTGAG aatgaTGTATCTGAGCAGGAGCAGAGATGGGGGGCCAAGAGCATAGAAGGCTCTGGTCGGAAAGAACACATCAG TGTGGCAGAGCTGAGACAGAACGTGTCTCGGGAGCATGAGGTAGTGAAGAAGAAGGAACTGGAACAGGGTCCGAAAGCCTCGTACGGCTATGGTGGAAAATTCGGAGTGGAGAATGACCGCATGGACAAG GTGGCAGTGGGGCACAGCTATGTGGCAGACGTGGAGCAGCACTCTTCCCAGACCGACGCAGCGCGAGGCTTTGGCGGGAAGTTTGGAGTGCAGAAGGAGCGGGTGGATAAG TCAGCCATGGGTTATGACTACAAAGCAGAGGTGAAGGAACATGCGTCACAAAAAG ACTATGCCAAGGGCTTTGGAGGAAAGTACGGTGTTGAGAAAGAGAAGATGGACAGAGCTGCAATGGGTTACGAATATaaaggacagacagagaaacaccAGTCCCAGAAAG ATTACTCTAAGGGCTTTGGGGGGAAGTATGgcgtggagaaagagaaagtggacAAAGCTGCTTTGGGTTATGATTacaaaggagagacagagaaacaccaGTCTCAGAAAG ATTATGCCAAAGGCTTTGGAGGCCGTTATGGCGTGGAAACAGATCGCATGGATAAG AGCGCATCCACTTTCACTGAAATGGAATCTCCAACTTCGGCCTATGAGAAGACACAGCCTCTGGAAGCCT CCACATCCAGTGCTGGAGCAGGGAACTTGAAGGCCCGTTTTGAGAACATGGCCCGTGTGTCGGACGAGGAGAACCGTAAGAAGGCCGAGGAGGAGAGGGCCAGGAGACAGgctagagagaagagggagcaggaggaggcCAAACGCAGACAACAG GAACAGATGAGTAGGGAAGAGATAGAGCCGGAACCAGAGGAACAGAGGCCCCCATCCCTCCCTGAGGGCAGGAAGCCCCCTCAGGTGACCAGGGATCTGCCTTCACCCCCTCAGGTTAAGAGGGATCTGCCTGCACCACCTCAGGTTACCAGGGATCTACCTGCACCCCCTCAGGTTACCAGGGATCTGCCTGCACCACCTCAGGTTACCAGGGATCTGCCTGCACCACCTCAGGTGACCAGGGCTTTGCCTGAAACCCCCAGAGATGAGCCTGAACCAGTGGAACAA GAAGACGATCCGGAGTACGAGGAGCCTCCATGTCTGCCCCCTCGTTCGATGGACCTGCTAGACGACGTGGAACCGGAACCGGAACCAGAGGACGAGTATGAGGACATCGGGGTTCCCGAGGCCCCAG AACCGGAGGACGAGTATGAGGACATCGGGGTTCCTGCGGCCCCAG CTGATGATAATGAATATGAAGAACTGCCTGCTGGAACAACAGCCGTTGCCCTTTATGACTATGAAGGCC AGGACGACGATGAGATTTCATTTGATCCAGATGACATCATCACAAACATTGAGATGGTGGATGAATCGTGGTGGAAAGGCACCTGCCATGGGCGCACTGGCCTCTTCCCAGCCTCCTATGTGCAGCAAAAATGA
- the hcls1 gene encoding hematopoietic lineage cell-specific protein isoform X5: MWKSVVGHNVSMKVASEGDDWETDPDFENDVSEQEQRWGAKSIEGSGRKEHISVAELRQNVSREHEVVKKKELEQGPKASYGYGGKFGVENDRMDKVAVGHSYVADVEQHSSQTDAARGFGGKFGVQKERVDKSAMGYDYKAEVKEHASQKDYAKGFGGKYGVEKEKMDRAAMGYEYKGQTEKHQSQKDYSKGFGGKYGVEKEKVDKAALGYDYKAQTEMHQSQKDYAKGFGGRYGVETDRMDKSASTFTEMESPTSAYEKTQPLEASTSSAGAGNLKARFENMARVSDEENRKKAEEERARRQAREKREQEEAKRRQQEQMSREEIEPEPEEQRPPSLPEGRKPPQVTRDLPSPPQVKRDLPAPPQVTRDLPAPPQVTRDLPAPPQVTRDLPAPPQVTRALPETPRDEPEPVEQEDDPEYEEPPCLPPRSMDLLDDVEPEPEPEDEYEDIGVPEAPEPEDEYEDIGVPAAPADDNEYEELPAGTTAVALYDYEGQDDDEISFDPDDIITNIEMVDESWWKGTCHGRTGLFPASYVQQK, encoded by the exons ATGTGGAAATCAGTAGTTGGACATAATGTGTCCATGAAGGTGGCATCGGAGGGAGATGACTGGGAGACGGATCCGGATTTTGAG aatgaTGTATCTGAGCAGGAGCAGAGATGGGGGGCCAAGAGCATAGAAGGCTCTGGTCGGAAAGAACACATCAG TGTGGCAGAGCTGAGACAGAACGTGTCTCGGGAGCATGAGGTAGTGAAGAAGAAGGAACTGGAACAGGGTCCGAAAGCCTCGTACGGCTATGGTGGAAAATTCGGAGTGGAGAATGACCGCATGGACAAG GTGGCAGTGGGGCACAGCTATGTGGCAGACGTGGAGCAGCACTCTTCCCAGACCGACGCAGCGCGAGGCTTTGGCGGGAAGTTTGGAGTGCAGAAGGAGCGGGTGGATAAG TCAGCCATGGGTTATGACTACAAAGCAGAGGTGAAGGAACATGCGTCACAAAAAG ACTATGCCAAGGGCTTTGGAGGAAAGTACGGTGTTGAGAAAGAGAAGATGGACAGAGCTGCAATGGGTTACGAATATaaaggacagacagagaaacaccAGTCCCAGAAAG ATTACTCCAAGGGATTTGGTGGCAAGTATGgagtggagaaggagaaggtcGACAAAGCAGCTTTGGGTTACGACTACAAAGCACAGACAGAAATGCACCAGTCTCAGAAAG ATTATGCCAAAGGCTTTGGAGGCCGTTATGGCGTGGAAACAGATCGCATGGATAAG AGCGCATCCACTTTCACTGAAATGGAATCTCCAACTTCGGCCTATGAGAAGACACAGCCTCTGGAAGCCT CCACATCCAGTGCTGGAGCAGGGAACTTGAAGGCCCGTTTTGAGAACATGGCCCGTGTGTCGGACGAGGAGAACCGTAAGAAGGCCGAGGAGGAGAGGGCCAGGAGACAGgctagagagaagagggagcaggaggaggcCAAACGCAGACAACAG GAACAGATGAGTAGGGAAGAGATAGAGCCGGAACCAGAGGAACAGAGGCCCCCATCCCTCCCTGAGGGCAGGAAGCCCCCTCAGGTGACCAGGGATCTGCCTTCACCCCCTCAGGTTAAGAGGGATCTGCCTGCACCACCTCAGGTTACCAGGGATCTACCTGCACCCCCTCAGGTTACCAGGGATCTGCCTGCACCACCTCAGGTTACCAGGGATCTGCCTGCACCACCTCAGGTGACCAGGGCTTTGCCTGAAACCCCCAGAGATGAGCCTGAACCAGTGGAACAA GAAGACGATCCGGAGTACGAGGAGCCTCCATGTCTGCCCCCTCGTTCGATGGACCTGCTAGACGACGTGGAACCGGAACCGGAACCAGAGGACGAGTATGAGGACATCGGGGTTCCCGAGGCCCCAG AACCGGAGGACGAGTATGAGGACATCGGGGTTCCTGCGGCCCCAG CTGATGATAATGAATATGAAGAACTGCCTGCTGGAACAACAGCCGTTGCCCTTTATGACTATGAAGGCC AGGACGACGATGAGATTTCATTTGATCCAGATGACATCATCACAAACATTGAGATGGTGGATGAATCGTGGTGGAAAGGCACCTGCCATGGGCGCACTGGCCTCTTCCCAGCCTCCTATGTGCAGCAAAAATGA
- the hcls1 gene encoding hematopoietic lineage cell-specific protein isoform X6: MWKSVVGHNVSMKVASEGDDWETDPDFENDVSEQEQRWGAKSIEGSGRKEHISVAELRQNVSREHEVVKKKELEQGPKASYGYGGKFGVENDRMDKVAVGHSYVADVEQHSSQTDAARGFGGKFGVQKERVDKSAMGYDYKAEVKEHASQKDYAKGFGGKYGVEKEKMDRAAMGYEYKGQTEKHQSQKDYSKGFGGKYGVEKEKVDKAALGYDYKGETEKHQSQKDYSKGFGGKYGVEKEKVDKAALGYDYKAQTEMHQSQKDYAKGFGGRYGVETDRMDKSASTFTEMESPTSAYEKTQPLEASTSSAGAGNLKARFENMARVSDEENRKKAEEERARRQAREKREQEEAKRRQQEQMSREEIEPEPEEQRPPSLPEGRKPPQVTRDLPSPPQVKRDLPAPPQVTRDLPAPPQVTRDLPAPPQVTRDLPAPPQVTRALPETPRDEPEPVEQEDDPEYEEPPCLPPRSMDLLDDVEPEPEPEDEYEDIGVPEAPADDNEYEELPAGTTAVALYDYEGQDDDEISFDPDDIITNIEMVDESWWKGTCHGRTGLFPASYVQQK; encoded by the exons ATGTGGAAATCAGTAGTTGGACATAATGTGTCCATGAAGGTGGCATCGGAGGGAGATGACTGGGAGACGGATCCGGATTTTGAG aatgaTGTATCTGAGCAGGAGCAGAGATGGGGGGCCAAGAGCATAGAAGGCTCTGGTCGGAAAGAACACATCAG TGTGGCAGAGCTGAGACAGAACGTGTCTCGGGAGCATGAGGTAGTGAAGAAGAAGGAACTGGAACAGGGTCCGAAAGCCTCGTACGGCTATGGTGGAAAATTCGGAGTGGAGAATGACCGCATGGACAAG GTGGCAGTGGGGCACAGCTATGTGGCAGACGTGGAGCAGCACTCTTCCCAGACCGACGCAGCGCGAGGCTTTGGCGGGAAGTTTGGAGTGCAGAAGGAGCGGGTGGATAAG TCAGCCATGGGTTATGACTACAAAGCAGAGGTGAAGGAACATGCGTCACAAAAAG ACTATGCCAAGGGCTTTGGAGGAAAGTACGGTGTTGAGAAAGAGAAGATGGACAGAGCTGCAATGGGTTACGAATATaaaggacagacagagaaacaccAGTCCCAGAAAG ATTACTCTAAGGGCTTTGGGGGGAAGTATGgcgtggagaaagagaaagtggacAAAGCTGCTTTGGGTTATGATTacaaaggagagacagagaaacaccaGTCTCAGAAAG ATTACTCCAAGGGATTTGGTGGCAAGTATGgagtggagaaggagaaggtcGACAAAGCAGCTTTGGGTTACGACTACAAAGCACAGACAGAAATGCACCAGTCTCAGAAAG ATTATGCCAAAGGCTTTGGAGGCCGTTATGGCGTGGAAACAGATCGCATGGATAAG AGCGCATCCACTTTCACTGAAATGGAATCTCCAACTTCGGCCTATGAGAAGACACAGCCTCTGGAAGCCT CCACATCCAGTGCTGGAGCAGGGAACTTGAAGGCCCGTTTTGAGAACATGGCCCGTGTGTCGGACGAGGAGAACCGTAAGAAGGCCGAGGAGGAGAGGGCCAGGAGACAGgctagagagaagagggagcaggaggaggcCAAACGCAGACAACAG GAACAGATGAGTAGGGAAGAGATAGAGCCGGAACCAGAGGAACAGAGGCCCCCATCCCTCCCTGAGGGCAGGAAGCCCCCTCAGGTGACCAGGGATCTGCCTTCACCCCCTCAGGTTAAGAGGGATCTGCCTGCACCACCTCAGGTTACCAGGGATCTACCTGCACCCCCTCAGGTTACCAGGGATCTGCCTGCACCACCTCAGGTTACCAGGGATCTGCCTGCACCACCTCAGGTGACCAGGGCTTTGCCTGAAACCCCCAGAGATGAGCCTGAACCAGTGGAACAA GAAGACGATCCGGAGTACGAGGAGCCTCCATGTCTGCCCCCTCGTTCGATGGACCTGCTAGACGACGTGGAACCGGAACCGGAACCAGAGGACGAGTATGAGGACATCGGGGTTCCCGAGGCCCCAG CTGATGATAATGAATATGAAGAACTGCCTGCTGGAACAACAGCCGTTGCCCTTTATGACTATGAAGGCC AGGACGACGATGAGATTTCATTTGATCCAGATGACATCATCACAAACATTGAGATGGTGGATGAATCGTGGTGGAAAGGCACCTGCCATGGGCGCACTGGCCTCTTCCCAGCCTCCTATGTGCAGCAAAAATGA
- the hcls1 gene encoding hematopoietic lineage cell-specific protein isoform X3: MWKSVVGHNVSMKVASEGDDWETDPDFENDVSEQEQRWGAKSIEGSGRKEHISVAELRQNVSREHEVVKKKELEQGPKASYGYGGKFGVENDRMDKVAVGHSYVADVEQHSSQTDAARGFGGKFGVQKERVDKSAMGYDYKAEVKEHASQKDYAKGFGGKYGVEKEKMDRAAMGYEYKGQTEKHQSQKDYSKGFGGKYGVEKEKVDKAALGYDYKGETEKHQSQKDYSKGFGGKYGVEKEKVDKAALGYDYKAQTEMHQSQKDYAKGFGGRYGVETDRMDKSASTFTEMESPTSAYEKTQPLEASTSSAGAGNLKARFENMARVSDEENRKKAEEERARRQAREKREQEEAKRRQQEQMSREEIEPEPEEQRPPSLPEGRKPPQVTRDLPSPPQVKRDLPAPPQVTRDLPAPPQVTRDLPAPPQVTRDLPAPPQVTRALPETPRDEPEPVEQEDDPEYEEPPCLPPRSMDLLDDVEPEPEPEDEYEDIGVPEAPEPEDEYEDIGVPAAPADDNEYEELPAGTTAVALYDYEGQDDDEISFDPDDIITNIEMVDESWWKGTCHGRTGLFPASYVQQK; the protein is encoded by the exons ATGTGGAAATCAGTAGTTGGACATAATGTGTCCATGAAGGTGGCATCGGAGGGAGATGACTGGGAGACGGATCCGGATTTTGAG aatgaTGTATCTGAGCAGGAGCAGAGATGGGGGGCCAAGAGCATAGAAGGCTCTGGTCGGAAAGAACACATCAG TGTGGCAGAGCTGAGACAGAACGTGTCTCGGGAGCATGAGGTAGTGAAGAAGAAGGAACTGGAACAGGGTCCGAAAGCCTCGTACGGCTATGGTGGAAAATTCGGAGTGGAGAATGACCGCATGGACAAG GTGGCAGTGGGGCACAGCTATGTGGCAGACGTGGAGCAGCACTCTTCCCAGACCGACGCAGCGCGAGGCTTTGGCGGGAAGTTTGGAGTGCAGAAGGAGCGGGTGGATAAG TCAGCCATGGGTTATGACTACAAAGCAGAGGTGAAGGAACATGCGTCACAAAAAG ACTATGCCAAGGGCTTTGGAGGAAAGTACGGTGTTGAGAAAGAGAAGATGGACAGAGCTGCAATGGGTTACGAATATaaaggacagacagagaaacaccAGTCCCAGAAAG ATTACTCTAAGGGCTTTGGGGGGAAGTATGgcgtggagaaagagaaagtggacAAAGCTGCTTTGGGTTATGATTacaaaggagagacagagaaacaccaGTCTCAGAAAG ATTACTCCAAGGGATTTGGTGGCAAGTATGgagtggagaaggagaaggtcGACAAAGCAGCTTTGGGTTACGACTACAAAGCACAGACAGAAATGCACCAGTCTCAGAAAG ATTATGCCAAAGGCTTTGGAGGCCGTTATGGCGTGGAAACAGATCGCATGGATAAG AGCGCATCCACTTTCACTGAAATGGAATCTCCAACTTCGGCCTATGAGAAGACACAGCCTCTGGAAGCCT CCACATCCAGTGCTGGAGCAGGGAACTTGAAGGCCCGTTTTGAGAACATGGCCCGTGTGTCGGACGAGGAGAACCGTAAGAAGGCCGAGGAGGAGAGGGCCAGGAGACAGgctagagagaagagggagcaggaggaggcCAAACGCAGACAACAG GAACAGATGAGTAGGGAAGAGATAGAGCCGGAACCAGAGGAACAGAGGCCCCCATCCCTCCCTGAGGGCAGGAAGCCCCCTCAGGTGACCAGGGATCTGCCTTCACCCCCTCAGGTTAAGAGGGATCTGCCTGCACCACCTCAGGTTACCAGGGATCTACCTGCACCCCCTCAGGTTACCAGGGATCTGCCTGCACCACCTCAGGTTACCAGGGATCTGCCTGCACCACCTCAGGTGACCAGGGCTTTGCCTGAAACCCCCAGAGATGAGCCTGAACCAGTGGAACAA GAAGACGATCCGGAGTACGAGGAGCCTCCATGTCTGCCCCCTCGTTCGATGGACCTGCTAGACGACGTGGAACCGGAACCGGAACCAGAGGACGAGTATGAGGACATCGGGGTTCCCGAGGCCCCAG AACCGGAGGACGAGTATGAGGACATCGGGGTTCCTGCGGCCCCAG CTGATGATAATGAATATGAAGAACTGCCTGCTGGAACAACAGCCGTTGCCCTTTATGACTATGAAGGCC AGGACGACGATGAGATTTCATTTGATCCAGATGACATCATCACAAACATTGAGATGGTGGATGAATCGTGGTGGAAAGGCACCTGCCATGGGCGCACTGGCCTCTTCCCAGCCTCCTATGTGCAGCAAAAATGA
- the hcls1 gene encoding hematopoietic lineage cell-specific protein isoform X2, producing MWKSVVGHNVSMKVASEGDDWETDPDFENDVSEQEQRWGAKSIEGSGRKEHISVAELRQNVSREHEVVKKKELEQGPKASYGYGGKFGVENDRMDKVAVGHSYVADVEQHSSQTDAARGFGGKFGVQKERVDKVTLFSLCLFIYYSVANKMGHVVRDTCNGLWREMFIIRLCCFQSAMGYDYKAEVKEHASQKDYAKGFGGKYGVEKEKMDRAAMGYEYKGQTEKHQSQKDYSKGFGGKYGVEKEKVDKAALGYDYKGETEKHQSQKDYSKGFGGKYGVEKEKVDKAALGYDYKAQTEMHQSQKDYAKGFGGRYGVETDRMDKSASTFTEMESPTSAYEKTQPLEASTSSAGAGNLKARFENMARVSDEENRKKAEEERARRQAREKREQEEAKRRQQEQMSREEIEPEPEEQRPPSLPEGRKPPQVTRDLPSPPQVKRDLPAPPQVTRDLPAPPQVTRDLPAPPQVTRDLPAPPQVTRALPETPRDEPEPVEQEDDPEYEEPPCLPPRSMDLLDDVEPEPEPEDEYEDIGVPEAPADDNEYEELPAGTTAVALYDYEGQDDDEISFDPDDIITNIEMVDESWWKGTCHGRTGLFPASYVQQK from the exons ATGTGGAAATCAGTAGTTGGACATAATGTGTCCATGAAGGTGGCATCGGAGGGAGATGACTGGGAGACGGATCCGGATTTTGAG aatgaTGTATCTGAGCAGGAGCAGAGATGGGGGGCCAAGAGCATAGAAGGCTCTGGTCGGAAAGAACACATCAG TGTGGCAGAGCTGAGACAGAACGTGTCTCGGGAGCATGAGGTAGTGAAGAAGAAGGAACTGGAACAGGGTCCGAAAGCCTCGTACGGCTATGGTGGAAAATTCGGAGTGGAGAATGACCGCATGGACAAG GTGGCAGTGGGGCACAGCTATGTGGCAGACGTGGAGCAGCACTCTTCCCAGACCGACGCAGCGCGAGGCTTTGGCGGGAAGTTTGGAGTGCAGAAGGAGCGGGTGGATAAGGTGACCCTCTTCTCATTGTGTCTGTTCATCTACTACAGTGTGGCCAATAAGATGGGTCATGTTGTCAGGGATACCTGCAATGGGTTATGGCGTGAAATGTTCATTATCCGTCTCTGTTGTTTTCAGTCAGCCATGGGTTATGACTACAAAGCAGAGGTGAAGGAACATGCGTCACAAAAAG ACTATGCCAAGGGCTTTGGAGGAAAGTACGGTGTTGAGAAAGAGAAGATGGACAGAGCTGCAATGGGTTACGAATATaaaggacagacagagaaacaccAGTCCCAGAAAG ATTACTCTAAGGGCTTTGGGGGGAAGTATGgcgtggagaaagagaaagtggacAAAGCTGCTTTGGGTTATGATTacaaaggagagacagagaaacaccaGTCTCAGAAAG ATTACTCCAAGGGATTTGGTGGCAAGTATGgagtggagaaggagaaggtcGACAAAGCAGCTTTGGGTTACGACTACAAAGCACAGACAGAAATGCACCAGTCTCAGAAAG ATTATGCCAAAGGCTTTGGAGGCCGTTATGGCGTGGAAACAGATCGCATGGATAAG AGCGCATCCACTTTCACTGAAATGGAATCTCCAACTTCGGCCTATGAGAAGACACAGCCTCTGGAAGCCT CCACATCCAGTGCTGGAGCAGGGAACTTGAAGGCCCGTTTTGAGAACATGGCCCGTGTGTCGGACGAGGAGAACCGTAAGAAGGCCGAGGAGGAGAGGGCCAGGAGACAGgctagagagaagagggagcaggaggaggcCAAACGCAGACAACAG GAACAGATGAGTAGGGAAGAGATAGAGCCGGAACCAGAGGAACAGAGGCCCCCATCCCTCCCTGAGGGCAGGAAGCCCCCTCAGGTGACCAGGGATCTGCCTTCACCCCCTCAGGTTAAGAGGGATCTGCCTGCACCACCTCAGGTTACCAGGGATCTACCTGCACCCCCTCAGGTTACCAGGGATCTGCCTGCACCACCTCAGGTTACCAGGGATCTGCCTGCACCACCTCAGGTGACCAGGGCTTTGCCTGAAACCCCCAGAGATGAGCCTGAACCAGTGGAACAA GAAGACGATCCGGAGTACGAGGAGCCTCCATGTCTGCCCCCTCGTTCGATGGACCTGCTAGACGACGTGGAACCGGAACCGGAACCAGAGGACGAGTATGAGGACATCGGGGTTCCCGAGGCCCCAG CTGATGATAATGAATATGAAGAACTGCCTGCTGGAACAACAGCCGTTGCCCTTTATGACTATGAAGGCC AGGACGACGATGAGATTTCATTTGATCCAGATGACATCATCACAAACATTGAGATGGTGGATGAATCGTGGTGGAAAGGCACCTGCCATGGGCGCACTGGCCTCTTCCCAGCCTCCTATGTGCAGCAAAAATGA
- the hcls1 gene encoding hematopoietic lineage cell-specific protein isoform X1, whose translation MWKSVVGHNVSMKVASEGDDWETDPDFENDVSEQEQRWGAKSIEGSGRKEHISVAELRQNVSREHEVVKKKELEQGPKASYGYGGKFGVENDRMDKVAVGHSYVADVEQHSSQTDAARGFGGKFGVQKERVDKVTLFSLCLFIYYSVANKMGHVVRDTCNGLWREMFIIRLCCFQSAMGYDYKAEVKEHASQKDYAKGFGGKYGVEKEKMDRAAMGYEYKGQTEKHQSQKDYSKGFGGKYGVEKEKVDKAALGYDYKGETEKHQSQKDYSKGFGGKYGVEKEKVDKAALGYDYKAQTEMHQSQKDYAKGFGGRYGVETDRMDKSASTFTEMESPTSAYEKTQPLEASTSSAGAGNLKARFENMARVSDEENRKKAEEERARRQAREKREQEEAKRRQQEQMSREEIEPEPEEQRPPSLPEGRKPPQVTRDLPSPPQVKRDLPAPPQVTRDLPAPPQVTRDLPAPPQVTRDLPAPPQVTRALPETPRDEPEPVEQEDDPEYEEPPCLPPRSMDLLDDVEPEPEPEDEYEDIGVPEAPEPEDEYEDIGVPAAPADDNEYEELPAGTTAVALYDYEGQDDDEISFDPDDIITNIEMVDESWWKGTCHGRTGLFPASYVQQK comes from the exons ATGTGGAAATCAGTAGTTGGACATAATGTGTCCATGAAGGTGGCATCGGAGGGAGATGACTGGGAGACGGATCCGGATTTTGAG aatgaTGTATCTGAGCAGGAGCAGAGATGGGGGGCCAAGAGCATAGAAGGCTCTGGTCGGAAAGAACACATCAG TGTGGCAGAGCTGAGACAGAACGTGTCTCGGGAGCATGAGGTAGTGAAGAAGAAGGAACTGGAACAGGGTCCGAAAGCCTCGTACGGCTATGGTGGAAAATTCGGAGTGGAGAATGACCGCATGGACAAG GTGGCAGTGGGGCACAGCTATGTGGCAGACGTGGAGCAGCACTCTTCCCAGACCGACGCAGCGCGAGGCTTTGGCGGGAAGTTTGGAGTGCAGAAGGAGCGGGTGGATAAGGTGACCCTCTTCTCATTGTGTCTGTTCATCTACTACAGTGTGGCCAATAAGATGGGTCATGTTGTCAGGGATACCTGCAATGGGTTATGGCGTGAAATGTTCATTATCCGTCTCTGTTGTTTTCAGTCAGCCATGGGTTATGACTACAAAGCAGAGGTGAAGGAACATGCGTCACAAAAAG ACTATGCCAAGGGCTTTGGAGGAAAGTACGGTGTTGAGAAAGAGAAGATGGACAGAGCTGCAATGGGTTACGAATATaaaggacagacagagaaacaccAGTCCCAGAAAG ATTACTCTAAGGGCTTTGGGGGGAAGTATGgcgtggagaaagagaaagtggacAAAGCTGCTTTGGGTTATGATTacaaaggagagacagagaaacaccaGTCTCAGAAAG ATTACTCCAAGGGATTTGGTGGCAAGTATGgagtggagaaggagaaggtcGACAAAGCAGCTTTGGGTTACGACTACAAAGCACAGACAGAAATGCACCAGTCTCAGAAAG ATTATGCCAAAGGCTTTGGAGGCCGTTATGGCGTGGAAACAGATCGCATGGATAAG AGCGCATCCACTTTCACTGAAATGGAATCTCCAACTTCGGCCTATGAGAAGACACAGCCTCTGGAAGCCT CCACATCCAGTGCTGGAGCAGGGAACTTGAAGGCCCGTTTTGAGAACATGGCCCGTGTGTCGGACGAGGAGAACCGTAAGAAGGCCGAGGAGGAGAGGGCCAGGAGACAGgctagagagaagagggagcaggaggaggcCAAACGCAGACAACAG GAACAGATGAGTAGGGAAGAGATAGAGCCGGAACCAGAGGAACAGAGGCCCCCATCCCTCCCTGAGGGCAGGAAGCCCCCTCAGGTGACCAGGGATCTGCCTTCACCCCCTCAGGTTAAGAGGGATCTGCCTGCACCACCTCAGGTTACCAGGGATCTACCTGCACCCCCTCAGGTTACCAGGGATCTGCCTGCACCACCTCAGGTTACCAGGGATCTGCCTGCACCACCTCAGGTGACCAGGGCTTTGCCTGAAACCCCCAGAGATGAGCCTGAACCAGTGGAACAA GAAGACGATCCGGAGTACGAGGAGCCTCCATGTCTGCCCCCTCGTTCGATGGACCTGCTAGACGACGTGGAACCGGAACCGGAACCAGAGGACGAGTATGAGGACATCGGGGTTCCCGAGGCCCCAG AACCGGAGGACGAGTATGAGGACATCGGGGTTCCTGCGGCCCCAG CTGATGATAATGAATATGAAGAACTGCCTGCTGGAACAACAGCCGTTGCCCTTTATGACTATGAAGGCC AGGACGACGATGAGATTTCATTTGATCCAGATGACATCATCACAAACATTGAGATGGTGGATGAATCGTGGTGGAAAGGCACCTGCCATGGGCGCACTGGCCTCTTCCCAGCCTCCTATGTGCAGCAAAAATGA